In the Thermodesulfobacteriota bacterium genome, one interval contains:
- the gatA gene encoding Asp-tRNA(Asn)/Glu-tRNA(Gln) amidotransferase subunit GatA, translating to MPNPPFHEWTLIEAARKIRDGEISSRELTAALLERIAALEPKINAYITVLPEAAMARAAACDEERARGKASGALHGVPVGLKDIFCTRGVQTTCGSRILAGFDPPYDAGVASKVLASGAVLLGKHNMDEFAMGSSTETSHFGPTRNPWDPSRIPGGSSGGTAASVAAGTCFAGVGTDTGGSIRQPAALCGVVGLKPTYGRVSRYGMIAFASSLDQAGPLTRSVADAAAMLGIIAGHDRRDSTSVDVPVPDYLPAVSRPVRGMRIGLPREYFEGAGLDPEVKAAVERALKILTDQGAVAVEVSLPHTEYALSTYYLIAPAEASSNLARYDGVRYGHRAEGASGLIEMMSKTRAEGFGAEVKRRIMIGTYALSAGYYEAFYGKAQKVRTLIRRDFAAAFEKADALLTPTTPTPAFRIGEKTGDPLTMYLSDIYTIPCNLAGIPGISVPCGLSKSGLPIGAQLLAKHFDEETLFAVAGAVERALPAPGAAPVASAPVHK from the coding sequence GTGCCGAATCCGCCCTTCCACGAGTGGACCCTCATCGAGGCGGCCCGGAAGATCCGGGACGGGGAGATCTCGTCCCGCGAGCTGACCGCCGCGCTCCTCGAACGGATCGCGGCGCTCGAGCCGAAGATCAACGCCTATATCACCGTCCTGCCGGAAGCGGCGATGGCCCGGGCGGCGGCCTGCGACGAGGAGCGGGCGCGGGGGAAGGCATCCGGAGCGCTGCACGGCGTTCCCGTCGGGCTCAAGGACATCTTCTGCACCCGCGGCGTGCAGACGACCTGCGGAAGCAGGATCCTCGCCGGCTTCGATCCCCCGTACGACGCGGGGGTCGCTTCGAAGGTCCTCGCCTCCGGGGCGGTGCTTCTGGGCAAGCACAACATGGACGAGTTCGCCATGGGCTCCTCCACGGAGACGTCGCACTTCGGTCCCACGCGGAACCCGTGGGATCCCTCGCGGATCCCCGGCGGCTCCTCCGGCGGCACGGCGGCTTCGGTGGCCGCGGGCACCTGCTTCGCCGGGGTGGGAACCGACACCGGCGGATCGATCCGCCAGCCGGCGGCCCTTTGCGGCGTCGTGGGGCTCAAGCCGACGTACGGGCGCGTGTCGCGCTACGGGATGATCGCCTTCGCCTCCTCCCTCGACCAGGCCGGCCCGCTGACGCGTTCCGTCGCGGACGCGGCGGCGATGCTCGGGATCATCGCGGGGCACGACCGGAGAGACTCCACCAGCGTGGACGTGCCCGTGCCCGATTACCTGCCGGCGGTGTCCCGTCCGGTCAGGGGAATGCGCATCGGGCTTCCCAGGGAGTATTTCGAGGGAGCCGGGCTGGATCCCGAGGTCAAGGCGGCGGTGGAGCGCGCGCTGAAAATCCTGACGGACCAGGGCGCCGTCGCGGTGGAGGTTTCGCTGCCGCACACGGAATACGCCCTTTCGACGTATTACCTCATCGCCCCGGCGGAGGCGTCGTCGAACCTCGCCCGGTACGACGGCGTCCGGTACGGCCACCGGGCGGAAGGGGCTTCCGGGCTCATCGAGATGATGTCGAAGACGCGCGCGGAAGGATTCGGGGCCGAGGTGAAGCGGCGCATCATGATCGGCACCTACGCCCTCTCGGCGGGATATTACGAGGCGTTCTACGGGAAGGCGCAGAAAGTCCGCACGCTCATCCGCCGCGATTTCGCCGCGGCGTTCGAGAAGGCGGACGCGCTGCTGACACCCACCACCCCCACCCCGGCGTTCCGCATCGGGGAGAAGACCGGCGACCCGCTGACGATGTACCTTTCCGACATCTACACCATCCCGTGCAACCTCGCGGGGATCCCGGGGATCTCCGTGCCGTGCGGGCTCTCGAAGAGCGGGCTGCCCATCGGGGCGCAGCTCCTGGCGAAGCACTTCGACGAGGAGACGCTGTTCGCGGTCGCGGGCGCGGTGGAGCGCGCCCTCCCGGCGCCGGGCGCGGCGCCGGTGGCGAGTGCTCCAGTTCATAAATAG
- the gatC gene encoding Asp-tRNA(Asn)/Glu-tRNA(Gln) amidotransferase subunit GatC gives MAITREETLYVARLARLALSDSDADLLRDQLGRLLDYMKQLDRLDTSDVVPTSHAVDMGTPFREDVVRPFGDREAILKNAPDRAGDYFRVPRIIED, from the coding sequence ATGGCGATCACGCGGGAAGAAACGCTGTACGTGGCCCGCCTTGCGCGCTTGGCGCTCTCCGATTCCGATGCCGACCTCCTGCGCGACCAGCTCGGCAGGCTTCTCGATTACATGAAGCAGCTCGACCGGCTCGACACCTCCGACGTCGTACCGACCTCCCACGCCGTGGACATGGGCACCCCGTTCCGGGAAGACGTCGTCCGTCCGTTCGGCGACCGGGAGGCGATCCTGAAGAACGCTCCCGACCGCGCCGGGGATTATTTCCGCGTCCCGCGGATCATCGAGGATTAG